From a single Cydia amplana chromosome 22, ilCydAmpl1.1, whole genome shotgun sequence genomic region:
- the LOC134658417 gene encoding cytochrome P450 6B2-like, which produces MIFLIAGVIIAFLYWYSTRTFSYWKNRGVKHDPPVPGLGNNADQYCARKSMSQVIEDVYWRYPNEKVVGFYRLTQPELVIRDPDVIKSIFTTDFAHFYARSHIGSESADQVEPLRRNMLVAEGDLWRLLRQGCSPAFTMGKLKAMFPLIVERAERLQELTLGLAERGAPIDARDLMTRFTMDFIGACGLGIDAAALDDENSPFRKLGEQIFHIGPRETIIYILKELFPGKLPFLKYFGQCEKYLLHLVREIQNMRNNTPSGRNDFVDLLMEMKRKGKIEVESMERQKPDGTPERVSMELDDMLIAANVFMFFGAGFETASNSTSFTLHALAYNPDKQEKVQQEIDRVLAKHGNKLSWDAIKEMQYLEWTFKESLRMQPPVGHIGRTCKRKYTFQDLGLTIDEGVRVRISVQALHNDPLYWDKPEEFRPERFSPDEYNEARTKYTYIPFGTGPRICIGERLGMMQSLAGLAAVLSRFTVEPAPNSTRILRIDPKSNITQGVIGGVPLIFKERKNFQTEPLLIEEFPVRAL; this is translated from the exons atgatttttttaattgcCGGGGTCATCATTGCCTTCTTGTATTGGTACAGTACGAGAACGTTCTCTTACTGGAAGAACAGGGGAGTGAAACATGACCCACCAGTACCAGGTCTTGGGAACAATGCAGACCAATACTGCGCCAGGAAGAGCATGTCACAAGTCATCGAGGACGTGTACTGGAGGTATCCCAACGAGAAAGTCGTTGGTTTCTACAGACTCACCCAGCCAGAGCTGGTGATCAGGGACCCTGATGTGATAAAGAGTATTTTTACAACCGATTTTGCACATTTCTACGCCAGATCGCACATTGGAAGCGAAAGCGCAGATCAAGTTGAACCGCTGAGGAGGAACATGCTAGTTGCGGAGGGTGATCTGTGGCGGTTGTTGAGGCAGGGATGTTCGCCGGCGTTCACCATGGGGAAGCTAAAAGCTATGTTTCCGCTGATCGTGGAGCGAGCTGAGAGGCTGCAGGAGCTGACCCTGGGGCTCGCGGAGCGCGGCGCTCCCATCGACGCGCGGGACCTCATGACCCGCTTCACCATGGACTTCATCGGCGCCTGCGGCCTCGGCATCGACGCCGCCGCCCTCGACGACGAAAACTCCCCGTTCCGAAAACTCGGAGAACAAATATTCCACATAGGGCCCAGAGAAACCATCATATACATACTAAAAGAACTGTTCCCCGGTAAATTACCGTTTCTGAAATATTTTGGTCAATGCGAGAAATATTTACTTCACCTGGTGCGCGAGATTCAGAATATGAGGAACAACACGCCGTCGGGGAGGAATGATTTTGTGGATTTGTTGATGGAGATGAAAAGGAAGGGAAAAATTGAAGTCGAGTCCATGGAGAGGCAAAAGCCAGATGGCACTCCGGAGCGAGTGTCAATGGAGTTGGACGATATGCTGATAGCAGCTAATGTGTTCATGTTCTTCGGAGCCGGTTTTGAGACGGCTTCAAACTCCACCAGCTTTACGCTCCATGCACTGGCATACAACCCGGATAAACAGGAGAAAGTGCAACAAGAAATTGACAGAGTGCTCGCTAAGCATGGGAACAAACTCAGTTGGGATGCGATTAAGGAGATGCAGTATCTGGAATGGACGTTCAAGGAAAGCTTGCGTATGCAGCCACCAGTTGGACATATAGGAAGGACGTGTAAAAGAAAATACACCTTCCAGGATCTAGGTTTGACCATCGACGAAGGAGTGCGCGTGAGGATATCAGTTCAGGCGTTGCACAACGACCCACTGTATTGGGACAAACCTGAGGAGTTCAGGCCTGAAAGGTTCAGCCCGGACGAGTATAACGAAGCTAgaacaaaatatacctatataccttTTGGCACTGGGCCGCGGATATGTATTG GTGAACGTCTTGGCATGATGCAGTCCCTAGCCGGCTTGGCAGCCGTACTGTCCCGGTTCACAGTGGAACCAGCACCAAACTCTACACGGATACTCAGAATAGACCCCAAGTCCAACATCACCCAAGGAGTGATCGGAGGTGTACCACTCATTTTCAAGGAGAGGAAGAACTTCCAAACTGAACCGTTACTGATAGAAGAGTTTCCAGTCAGAGCGTTATAG